The following proteins are co-located in the Citrobacter freundii ATCC 8090 = MTCC 1658 = NBRC 12681 genome:
- the yncL gene encoding stress response membrane protein YncL: MNVSSKTVVLINIFAAVGLFSLISARFGWFA; encoded by the coding sequence ATGAATGTTTCCAGTAAAACGGTGGTGCTGATAAATATATTTGCTGCTGTAGGACTTTTCAGTCTGATTTCCGCAAGGTTCGGCTGGTTTGCTTGA
- a CDS encoding virulence factor SrfB produces MLVNLCDYKQSVTLIANSGVQFLDFGLTPQESAHHGRFVRKTANGPLLRLDFDLATGRYTLPGSTGGQPEVVKPESTQTLHYSLDVLDGVWLPLPFLRFNPPRTFVEGPDNWARVQVRKLAQPDSAGNTHRVTVALDSQLTENAPAALTPNENDLLNGTRFALAWHDNEIADFLDQTWIDGWLRESFMHHVTQHENRSEQEIQLALRNFEYQAHWLNVLTLLGEQLSVPEVKLVTHTLSTPAIPVDLILDIGNTHTCGVLIEDHGDANDGLRQTAELQVRSLSEPQFLNDPLFTSRLEFSEARFGKQHFSVESGRDDAFIWPSIVRVGDEARKLAMQRMGTEGNSGISSPRRYLWDETPVLHDWRFSQMNGKTQREPLATAFPLMNLMNDDGQPLFSLPQDDRLPVFSPQYSRSTLMTHMLCEILAQALGQINSVATRLRLGFPASPRQLRTLILTLPSAMPKQEREIFRLRMFEAIALVWKAMGWHPQDEDFTTRKQQEKSVVPVPEIQMEWDEASCGQLVWLYNEAISHYDGHTESFFNALARPDRLPEPGETKGRALRVASIDIGGGTTDMAVVHYQLDDGVGANVKITPHLLFREGFKVAGDDMLLDVIQRCVLPALQTRLQQAGVTDAAALLATLFGDSGRIDTQAILRQQTALQLFMPLGHAVLSAWEQSDINDPVAGLHATFGELLSQRPTRNVMNYIQQAIDHALPAGSPAFDVLSVPLQVQFRQLQEALLAGQFTLTSPLHAVCEAISHYRCDILLVTGRPACLPGVQALIRHLQPVPVNRMIWMDNYRVHEWYPFSQQGRIGNPKSTAAVGAMLCSLALDLRLPRFNFKATDIGAYSTVRYLGVLDNTVNTLRDENIWYHDIDLDKPGAKLDARLHFPLRGNVTLGFRQLANSRWPATPLYTLSINSAELAKNIAGDGVLNVRLQLRGGSKESGPEFFVLSDAWLQDGTPVAANALTLKLNTLADRRHSGSHYWIDSGSVYLK; encoded by the coding sequence ATGTTGGTGAATCTGTGTGATTACAAGCAGAGCGTGACGCTCATCGCCAATAGCGGTGTTCAATTCCTGGATTTTGGCCTGACGCCGCAGGAATCTGCACACCATGGCCGCTTTGTGCGCAAAACGGCAAACGGTCCCCTGCTACGGCTGGATTTCGATCTGGCAACGGGTCGCTATACCTTGCCTGGCAGCACTGGCGGTCAGCCCGAAGTGGTGAAGCCGGAAAGTACCCAGACGCTGCATTATTCGCTGGATGTCCTCGACGGTGTCTGGCTGCCGCTGCCGTTTCTGCGCTTTAACCCACCGCGCACGTTTGTTGAAGGCCCGGATAACTGGGCGCGCGTGCAGGTACGAAAACTGGCGCAACCCGACAGCGCAGGCAACACCCACCGCGTTACCGTGGCGCTGGATAGCCAGCTCACTGAAAATGCCCCGGCAGCGTTAACGCCTAATGAGAACGACCTGCTCAACGGGACACGATTCGCGCTGGCCTGGCATGACAATGAAATTGCTGATTTCCTTGACCAGACCTGGATTGACGGCTGGTTGCGCGAATCTTTTATGCACCATGTCACCCAACATGAGAATCGCTCAGAACAAGAGATCCAACTGGCGCTGCGTAACTTTGAATACCAGGCGCACTGGCTGAATGTGCTGACTCTGTTAGGCGAGCAGCTTTCTGTCCCGGAAGTGAAACTGGTTACGCATACCCTTAGCACACCCGCTATTCCCGTCGATCTTATTTTAGATATCGGTAATACCCATACCTGTGGCGTCCTGATTGAAGATCACGGGGATGCCAATGACGGGCTGCGTCAGACCGCTGAATTGCAGGTCCGTTCGTTAAGCGAGCCGCAGTTCCTCAACGATCCGCTGTTCACCAGCCGGCTGGAGTTTTCCGAAGCGCGCTTTGGTAAGCAGCATTTTTCCGTTGAGAGCGGACGTGATGACGCCTTTATCTGGCCGTCGATTGTGCGTGTGGGTGATGAAGCCCGTAAGCTGGCGATGCAGCGTATGGGCACCGAGGGCAATAGTGGGATCTCCAGCCCGCGCCGTTATCTGTGGGATGAAACGCCGGTGTTACATGACTGGCGCTTTAGCCAGATGAATGGCAAAACCCAGCGCGAGCCGCTGGCTACCGCCTTCCCGCTGATGAACCTGATGAACGATGACGGGCAACCGCTGTTCAGCCTGCCGCAGGACGATCGTCTGCCGGTATTCTCACCGCAATACAGCCGCAGCACGCTGATGACGCATATGTTATGCGAAATACTGGCCCAAGCGCTGGGGCAAATTAACAGCGTAGCGACGCGGTTGCGCCTCGGATTCCCGGCATCTCCTCGTCAGTTACGGACGCTGATCCTGACCCTACCGTCGGCGATGCCCAAACAGGAGCGCGAGATTTTCCGCCTGCGCATGTTTGAAGCTATTGCCCTGGTCTGGAAAGCAATGGGCTGGCACCCGCAGGATGAAGACTTCACTACCCGTAAACAGCAGGAAAAGAGTGTGGTTCCCGTACCTGAAATTCAGATGGAATGGGATGAAGCCAGCTGCGGGCAACTGGTGTGGCTGTATAACGAGGCTATCTCTCACTACGATGGCCACACCGAATCATTCTTTAACGCCCTTGCCCGCCCGGACCGTTTGCCGGAACCCGGTGAGACTAAAGGTCGGGCGCTGCGCGTGGCATCGATCGACATTGGCGGCGGGACAACGGATATGGCCGTCGTCCATTATCAGCTTGATGACGGCGTCGGCGCGAACGTTAAAATTACCCCGCATTTGCTGTTCCGTGAGGGTTTTAAGGTGGCAGGCGATGACATGCTTCTGGACGTGATTCAGCGTTGCGTGTTGCCTGCGCTGCAAACCCGCTTACAACAAGCTGGCGTGACCGATGCCGCTGCATTGCTGGCCACGCTGTTTGGCGATTCCGGTCGTATCGATACCCAGGCGATTTTGCGTCAACAAACGGCATTGCAGCTCTTTATGCCACTCGGTCATGCGGTACTCAGTGCCTGGGAACAAAGCGATATTAACGATCCGGTCGCTGGTCTGCATGCCACATTCGGAGAACTCCTGAGCCAACGACCAACGCGCAACGTGATGAACTACATCCAGCAGGCTATCGACCATGCGTTGCCAGCAGGTTCGCCAGCATTTGATGTTCTGAGCGTGCCGTTGCAGGTACAGTTCAGGCAGTTACAAGAAGCTCTGTTAGCGGGGCAATTTACCCTGACTTCCCCGCTGCACGCGGTTTGTGAGGCTATTTCACATTATCGCTGCGATATTTTATTAGTGACCGGCAGGCCCGCCTGTTTACCGGGCGTGCAGGCGTTGATCCGCCATCTGCAACCTGTTCCGGTTAACCGTATGATCTGGATGGATAACTACCGCGTGCATGAGTGGTATCCGTTCAGCCAACAAGGGCGGATTGGTAATCCCAAATCCACCGCGGCAGTCGGCGCCATGCTGTGTAGCCTGGCACTAGATTTGCGTTTGCCGCGTTTTAACTTTAAAGCTACCGATATCGGCGCTTACTCGACCGTACGTTATCTTGGCGTACTGGATAACACGGTCAATACCCTGCGCGATGAGAACATCTGGTATCACGATATTGATCTGGATAAACCCGGTGCGAAGCTGGATGCCCGGTTGCACTTCCCGTTACGTGGCAACGTGACGTTAGGATTCCGGCAACTGGCAAACAGCCGCTGGCCTGCCACGCCGCTGTATACGCTCAGCATAAATTCCGCCGAACTGGCAAAAAACATCGCCGGAGATGGCGTGTTGAATGTACGGCTGCAGCTACGCGGCGGCAGCAAAGAAAGTGGCCCAGAATTCTTCGTCCTGAGCGATGCCTGGTTACAGGATGGCACCCCCGTTGCCGCCAATGCCTTAACGTTAAAACTGAATACGCTGGCAGACCGTCGCCATAGCGGAAGCCATTACTGGATCGATAGCGGGAGCGTGTACCTGAAATGA
- a CDS encoding helix-turn-helix domain-containing protein, translated as MNTIEDSINQRISARIRIERESRGWSLTELAERAGVSRAMIHKIERGESSPTATLLGRLSGAFGISMSTLIARAEMQEGKLLRFADQPVWHDPQSHYLRRHVSPRSDLPIDLVQIELPAGSDIPMPASSYVQARQLIWLQQGELVFVEGDIRHEMQAGDCLELGPPNDCRFINETAKPCVYLVVRLNHVVS; from the coding sequence ATGAATACTATTGAAGACAGCATAAATCAACGGATCAGTGCAAGAATTCGCATTGAGCGGGAATCTCGCGGTTGGTCACTCACGGAACTTGCCGAGCGCGCGGGCGTGTCGCGGGCCATGATCCATAAAATAGAACGCGGCGAGAGTAGTCCAACGGCGACGCTGCTGGGTAGACTTTCCGGTGCGTTTGGCATCAGCATGTCTACCCTGATTGCGCGGGCTGAAATGCAGGAGGGCAAGCTGCTGCGCTTCGCTGACCAGCCCGTCTGGCACGATCCGCAAAGCCACTATCTGCGCCGCCATGTTTCACCGCGCAGCGATCTACCTATCGATCTGGTGCAGATTGAATTACCCGCCGGAAGTGATATCCCGATGCCAGCTTCTTCCTATGTGCAGGCCAGACAACTTATCTGGTTACAGCAGGGGGAATTAGTCTTTGTGGAAGGGGACATACGCCATGAAATGCAGGCAGGTGATTGCCTGGAACTTGGCCCGCCGAATGACTGTCGGTTTATCAATGAAACCGCGAAACCCTGCGTTTACCTGGTTGTGCGGTTAAACCACGTCGTCAGCTAA
- a CDS encoding DMT family transporter, translated as MNQTLTLSFLIAAGIGLVVQNTLMVRITQTSSTILIAMLLNSLVGIVLFVSILWFKQGLAGFGELVSSIRWWTLIPGLLGSFFVFASISGYQNVGAATTIAVLVASQLIGGLILDILRSHGVPLRALVGPICGAVMLVIGAWLVARRSF; from the coding sequence ATGAACCAGACGCTGACCCTCTCCTTTCTGATTGCCGCTGGTATTGGTCTGGTGGTGCAAAATACCTTGATGGTACGCATCACGCAGACGTCCTCGACGATCCTTATCGCCATGTTACTTAACTCGCTGGTCGGGATCGTGCTGTTTGTCAGCATATTGTGGTTTAAGCAAGGTTTAGCAGGGTTTGGTGAATTGGTTTCCAGCATACGCTGGTGGACACTCATCCCCGGCTTGTTGGGATCGTTCTTTGTTTTCGCCAGCATTAGTGGATATCAAAATGTAGGCGCTGCCACGACGATTGCGGTGCTGGTTGCCAGCCAGCTTATCGGGGGACTGATACTGGATATTCTGCGCAGTCACGGCGTGCCGCTACGGGCGCTAGTGGGCCCAATCTGTGGCGCGGTAATGTTGGTGATCGGGGCATGGCTGGTGGCGAGACGTTCGTTTTAA
- a CDS encoding YdcY family protein has protein sequence MSHLDEVSARVDAAIEESVITHMNELLIELSDDVALSREDRYTQQQRLRTAIAHHGRQHKEDMEARREQLTKGGTIL, from the coding sequence ATGTCGCATCTGGATGAGGTCAGCGCACGTGTTGACGCCGCCATTGAGGAGAGCGTCATTACGCATATGAATGAATTGCTGATTGAGCTCAGCGATGATGTCGCGTTGAGCCGGGAAGACCGCTATACCCAGCAACAGCGTTTGCGTACGGCTATCGCCCATCATGGCCGTCAGCATAAAGAAGATATGGAAGCCCGTCGCGAACAGTTGACCAAAGGCGGCACTATTCTTTGA
- a CDS encoding virulence factor SrfC family protein yields the protein MSKMLNTAQAAIEWVVDTRQRAARLDDEADALLAQLTLAAVSESALETTFSSQGCIGLYGHSQSAKAHLLAALCSNATGKVNIVTPDRSFDYFSHINPGHAPTNMAIRFTRDENPHDSEWPLRLRLLSEAELVQLFIAQFSALPDNRQVEKSIIEARLEKWQTLRQRHPVPGITAHDVAAIGRFWRSCVPANQQQIDDALWHQFATLLPALDLTTRANAWALLWGEQPELTQQWLTLAHTFQQTGHAQELAAPLSLLVDHFGLPAESFLTQVALIGNNEAQSDVVVHPIENHQLLNAVSLSLSSLALLTRELILTVEDAVLENVDLLDIPLAPDTHPHPLWQAKLGWMLEHYRQHLQPDVLLICNAVSTRAQTPAITRKLLGWVNDTQPVHDAALPGVVWAITPQDARFSTQQNLDESVQQLMGKPGLHWGTLQALDKHSLQRLVEWLTQATSPQQRQARLTSLREQHQQRVRETLIGWINPVETESASNESVIRQLQAQAAKHGELLDGLLPPMRIFESLLRIQQPREEQVSGLFNEEIDLFAEVRDTMHSPESQETGYQAHKMWINHVRQWCRDENNARRLRLDPRTLRQVADILVTTSYRLEMPQRLQRIMQRENVCAAQLYADIGDFITWLGFADVAEEQRPASRIQKGTAIFSAPKQQPMLRLTKLDEQPSHGASRYVYDWLVALYTRANENVGYQHPQDVSEVDKKRLDALLSA from the coding sequence ATGAGTAAGATGTTAAATACCGCGCAGGCCGCCATCGAGTGGGTGGTAGATACCCGTCAACGTGCGGCGCGTCTTGATGATGAAGCGGATGCCCTGCTGGCACAGCTTACGCTAGCCGCAGTGAGTGAATCTGCGCTAGAGACAACCTTTTCATCGCAAGGATGTATAGGGTTATACGGACATTCACAATCGGCAAAAGCACATCTGCTTGCGGCATTGTGCAGCAATGCCACTGGCAAAGTGAATATTGTTACCCCGGATCGCAGCTTTGATTATTTCTCGCATATTAATCCTGGCCATGCGCCAACCAATATGGCGATCCGCTTTACGCGCGATGAAAATCCGCATGATAGCGAATGGCCGTTGCGTCTGCGGTTACTCAGTGAAGCGGAACTGGTACAGCTATTTATCGCCCAGTTCAGCGCTCTCCCGGATAACCGGCAGGTCGAGAAATCGATTATTGAGGCGCGCCTGGAAAAATGGCAAACGCTGCGTCAGCGTCACCCTGTGCCGGGCATTACCGCACATGATGTTGCGGCAATCGGTCGTTTCTGGCGCTCCTGCGTACCGGCAAACCAGCAGCAAATTGACGATGCGCTATGGCACCAGTTTGCCACGTTGCTGCCCGCACTGGATCTGACTACCCGGGCAAACGCCTGGGCACTACTGTGGGGAGAACAACCAGAGCTGACGCAGCAGTGGCTGACGCTGGCGCACACGTTTCAACAAACTGGACACGCGCAAGAATTAGCGGCCCCGCTGAGTCTGCTGGTTGATCATTTTGGTTTACCTGCCGAAAGTTTCCTGACCCAGGTGGCATTAATAGGCAATAATGAGGCGCAAAGCGATGTGGTGGTTCATCCGATTGAAAATCATCAGTTGCTCAATGCAGTTAGCCTTTCTTTGTCGTCACTGGCGCTGCTCACGCGCGAACTGATCCTGACGGTTGAAGACGCGGTGCTGGAGAATGTCGATCTGCTCGATATTCCCCTCGCCCCGGATACTCATCCGCATCCACTGTGGCAGGCAAAATTAGGCTGGATGCTGGAACATTATCGCCAGCACCTGCAACCGGATGTGCTCTTAATCTGCAACGCTGTCTCTACCCGCGCCCAGACGCCCGCCATCACCCGCAAGCTATTGGGCTGGGTTAACGATACTCAACCCGTCCACGACGCCGCATTGCCAGGCGTGGTCTGGGCCATTACCCCGCAGGATGCGCGTTTTAGTACCCAGCAAAATCTTGACGAATCCGTGCAGCAATTAATGGGCAAACCCGGACTGCACTGGGGCACGCTGCAGGCGCTGGATAAACACAGCTTACAACGCCTCGTCGAATGGTTGACTCAGGCAACCTCACCACAGCAGCGCCAGGCCAGGCTGACCTCCCTGCGTGAACAGCACCAACAGCGCGTACGCGAAACCCTAATCGGCTGGATTAATCCCGTTGAGACCGAATCAGCAAGCAATGAGTCAGTGATCCGCCAGCTACAGGCTCAGGCGGCAAAGCATGGCGAACTGCTGGATGGTTTGCTCCCGCCGATGCGCATTTTTGAGTCGCTGCTGCGTATTCAGCAACCGCGCGAGGAGCAGGTAAGTGGTTTATTTAATGAAGAGATTGACCTGTTTGCCGAAGTGCGTGACACAATGCACTCACCGGAAAGCCAGGAGACCGGATATCAGGCACACAAAATGTGGATTAACCACGTGCGCCAGTGGTGTCGCGATGAAAATAATGCCCGCCGTTTACGACTCGATCCCCGTACGTTAAGGCAGGTTGCTGACATCCTCGTCACCACCAGCTATCGCCTGGAGATGCCGCAACGCTTACAGCGCATTATGCAGCGCGAAAACGTCTGTGCCGCGCAGCTATACGCCGATATCGGTGATTTTATTACTTGGCTTGGATTTGCCGACGTTGCAGAGGAGCAACGCCCTGCCAGCAGGATCCAGAAAGGAACGGCTATTTTTAGCGCGCCGAAGCAACAGCCGATGTTACGCCTGACGAAGCTGGATGAACAACCTTCGCACGGCGCAAGCCGCTACGTATACGACTGGCTGGTCGCTTTGTATACCCGTGCGAATGAGAACGTGGGGTATCAGCATCCACAGGATGTCAGCGAAGTCGACAAAAAGCGATTGGATGCCCTGCTTTCCGCCTGA
- a CDS encoding GNAT family N-acetyltransferase, whose amino-acid sequence MSIRFASKEDCAAIAEIYNHAVLHTAAIWNDQTVDAENRISWYESRQLMGYPVLVSEENGVVTGYASFGDWRNFDGFRHTVEHSVYVHPEHQGKGLGRALLSRLIDEARACGKHVMVAGIESQNQASLHLHSLLGFKTTAQMPQVGTKFGRWLDLTFMQLQLDDRREPDALR is encoded by the coding sequence ATGTCAATTCGATTTGCCAGCAAAGAAGACTGCGCCGCCATTGCAGAAATCTACAACCATGCGGTACTGCATACGGCGGCTATCTGGAATGATCAAACGGTCGATGCCGAAAACCGTATTTCCTGGTATGAATCCCGACAATTGATGGGGTATCCGGTACTGGTGAGTGAAGAGAATGGCGTGGTTACGGGATACGCCTCCTTTGGCGACTGGCGTAACTTTGATGGCTTCCGTCATACCGTTGAACATTCGGTGTATGTCCATCCAGAACATCAGGGAAAAGGACTCGGACGAGCACTACTCAGCAGACTGATAGACGAAGCCCGCGCATGCGGCAAGCATGTAATGGTGGCAGGGATTGAGTCTCAGAATCAGGCATCACTGCATCTGCACAGCTTGCTGGGCTTTAAAACCACCGCGCAAATGCCACAGGTTGGAACCAAATTTGGGCGGTGGCTGGATCTGACTTTCATGCAGTTGCAGTTAGACGATCGTCGTGAACCGGATGCCCTTAGATGA
- a CDS encoding GhoT/OrtT family toxin — translation MSLYQKMLVFYAVMAVITAIITWFLSRDKKRIRFLSAVLVGATWPMSFPVALMFSLF, via the coding sequence ATGTCTCTGTACCAAAAAATGTTGGTTTTTTATGCGGTGATGGCCGTTATCACGGCAATCATCACCTGGTTTCTTTCCCGCGATAAAAAGCGAATTCGCTTTCTCAGCGCGGTATTAGTCGGTGCGACCTGGCCGATGAGTTTTCCCGTCGCGTTAATGTTCTCTCTCTTCTGA
- a CDS encoding SrfA family protein: MAKTLLRSGNLDDYQAVGGGGQAVFDSALQIRETLRLRKQQAMVDCLAIPQINDNGDRVDWYSPIEGKAVAWKAADEEARFRALRYLGSTLENAAALSRKSLQSGKTSLQLFGSLLEKAIQFPGENHVFLVDGKPVITFWGFVNLNENPRDDVLDCLRLADIPPVVTVAEPEQEEEIPPEITFAEADAPLLTPVVELAKPAEPEPEPQPPVIVNEPEVTPPLAQEKPARRLPLWSLPVAAVIIAAIVGPLLWKQQTTQPVPEASAVEVAKIDMAPLPALASALPLHRAEVTPAAKKEKPVEGPVVIAAIPKDALVMDANQMKAGTTRFLNGNWRVLVDVKDPVSGKAPSLRYQIQANKGTARVVHGDNIVCRAEIFSGLHQSGELMIKSRGNARCTDGSRYPMPEITCKAGTNDVAACTARYDDHAEIPLTIKKIGA; this comes from the coding sequence GTGGCAAAAACTCTCTTGCGCAGCGGCAATTTGGATGACTATCAGGCCGTGGGCGGCGGTGGTCAGGCCGTGTTTGATTCAGCATTGCAAATTCGTGAAACGCTTCGTCTGCGTAAACAGCAGGCGATGGTGGATTGTTTGGCGATCCCACAAATTAACGACAACGGCGATCGGGTTGACTGGTATTCCCCGATAGAAGGGAAAGCCGTGGCGTGGAAAGCCGCTGATGAAGAAGCACGTTTTCGTGCGCTGCGCTATCTGGGAAGCACGCTGGAAAATGCGGCGGCTCTGAGCCGTAAAAGCCTGCAGTCGGGAAAAACCTCCCTACAGCTGTTTGGCTCTCTGCTCGAAAAAGCCATCCAGTTTCCCGGTGAAAACCACGTGTTTCTGGTTGATGGCAAACCCGTTATTACGTTCTGGGGCTTCGTCAATCTGAATGAAAATCCCCGCGACGATGTGCTCGATTGCCTGCGACTTGCCGATATTCCTCCTGTCGTTACCGTAGCAGAGCCGGAACAGGAAGAAGAAATCCCCCCGGAAATCACCTTCGCCGAGGCTGATGCGCCTTTATTGACGCCAGTCGTCGAGCTGGCTAAACCGGCTGAACCTGAACCTGAACCACAGCCACCGGTTATAGTTAACGAACCAGAGGTTACACCGCCGCTGGCACAAGAGAAACCTGCGCGCCGCCTGCCGCTGTGGAGCCTGCCCGTTGCCGCAGTCATCATTGCCGCCATCGTTGGGCCGCTGCTGTGGAAGCAACAGACCACCCAGCCCGTACCCGAAGCCTCCGCTGTTGAAGTCGCTAAGATTGATATGGCACCGCTGCCAGCACTGGCATCTGCTCTGCCTTTGCATCGTGCTGAAGTGACTCCAGCTGCGAAGAAAGAGAAACCTGTAGAAGGACCGGTGGTGATCGCCGCGATTCCAAAAGATGCGCTGGTGATGGATGCCAATCAGATGAAGGCAGGAACGACGCGTTTCCTCAATGGTAACTGGCGCGTCCTGGTCGATGTTAAAGATCCGGTGAGCGGCAAAGCGCCGTCGCTGCGCTATCAGATCCAGGCCAATAAAGGCACTGCTCGCGTAGTTCATGGTGACAATATTGTTTGTCGTGCCGAGATTTTCTCCGGTTTGCACCAGTCGGGTGAATTAATGATTAAGAGTCGCGGCAATGCTCGTTGTACAGACGGGTCACGTTATCCGATGCCTGAAATTACCTGCAAAGCGGGAACCAACGACGTCGCCGCCTGTACCGCGCGTTATGACGATCACGCGGAAATCCCTCTGACAATCAAAAAGATAGGTGCCTGA
- a CDS encoding ABC transporter substrate-binding protein translates to MIARKTLLALALSTVIPSGVAFAANTDTIIYCSEASPESFNPQIASSGPSFVASSQVLYNRLINFDPVKNTPVPSLATDWTISPDGKTYTFTLRQGVKFNSNKFFKPTRDFNADDVIFSVLRQKDADHPYHKVSQGSYEYFNDVGLDKLIKEVKKLDDYHVQFVLNEPNAAFLADWGMDFASILSAEYADAMLKKGTPENVDNWPIGTGPYVLQQYKQDSQIRYLANPNYWDGAVPTKHLIFSITPNVQTRLAKLQTNECQIIPAPAPVQFDEIKKNKDLTLHSVDALNVGYLAFNTEKKPFDNVLVRQALNYATDKKAIINAVFLGSGTVAKSPIPPNMLGFNKDLQDYAYDPQKAKDLLKQAGLENGFEATLWSMPVQRPYNPNSRRIAEMIQSDWAKVGVKAKIVSYEWGEYLSGMRKGEHDTALFGWMSDNGDPDNFADVLLGCDSIKTGSNAARWCDKEYNSLVEKAKLVSKPEERAALYQQSQEIFYQQAPWIALANGKTFYATRSNVSGYSVSLMGSDFSKAKLN, encoded by the coding sequence ATGATTGCAAGGAAAACGTTACTCGCGCTGGCTCTCAGCACCGTCATACCGTCAGGCGTTGCGTTCGCGGCCAATACTGACACCATCATCTATTGTTCTGAAGCATCGCCGGAGTCATTTAACCCGCAAATTGCCAGTTCCGGTCCCTCATTTGTGGCCAGTTCACAAGTGCTCTACAACCGACTCATCAACTTTGATCCGGTAAAGAATACCCCGGTACCATCTCTGGCAACGGACTGGACGATTTCTCCGGACGGAAAGACTTACACCTTTACCCTGCGTCAAGGCGTGAAATTCAACAGTAATAAATTCTTTAAACCGACCCGCGACTTCAACGCTGACGACGTGATTTTCTCGGTATTACGGCAGAAGGATGCCGATCATCCGTATCACAAGGTTTCTCAGGGAAGCTATGAATACTTTAACGATGTCGGTCTGGATAAACTGATTAAAGAAGTTAAGAAGCTCGATGATTATCACGTTCAGTTTGTCCTGAATGAACCTAACGCTGCGTTTCTTGCCGACTGGGGAATGGATTTTGCCTCGATTCTCTCTGCGGAATATGCCGACGCGATGCTGAAAAAAGGTACACCGGAAAACGTCGACAACTGGCCTATTGGCACCGGGCCTTACGTGCTGCAGCAGTACAAGCAGGACTCGCAAATCCGCTATCTTGCCAACCCTAACTACTGGGATGGCGCCGTTCCAACGAAACACCTGATCTTCTCAATCACGCCAAACGTCCAGACGCGGCTGGCAAAACTGCAAACCAATGAATGCCAAATAATCCCAGCACCTGCGCCCGTACAGTTTGACGAGATTAAAAAGAATAAAGATTTGACGCTGCATTCGGTTGACGCGCTGAACGTTGGATATCTGGCGTTTAATACCGAGAAAAAACCGTTTGATAACGTACTGGTGCGTCAGGCTTTGAACTACGCAACGGACAAAAAGGCCATTATTAACGCTGTCTTTTTAGGTTCTGGTACGGTGGCAAAATCACCGATTCCGCCGAATATGCTGGGGTTCAATAAAGATCTGCAGGATTACGCTTACGACCCGCAAAAAGCGAAAGACCTACTGAAGCAGGCTGGGCTGGAAAATGGCTTTGAAGCGACGCTGTGGTCAATGCCGGTCCAGCGCCCATACAACCCGAACTCCCGACGGATTGCCGAGATGATCCAGAGCGACTGGGCAAAGGTGGGCGTGAAGGCGAAAATTGTATCGTACGAGTGGGGTGAATATCTCTCCGGAATGCGTAAAGGTGAGCATGACACCGCGTTGTTTGGTTGGATGTCAGACAACGGCGATCCGGATAACTTCGCGGATGTGCTGCTGGGCTGCGACAGCATAAAAACCGGATCTAACGCCGCGCGCTGGTGCGATAAAGAGTATAATTCGCTGGTTGAAAAGGCGAAACTGGTGAGCAAACCGGAAGAGCGCGCCGCGCTTTACCAGCAGTCACAAGAGATTTTCTACCAGCAGGCTCCTTGGATAGCCCTGGCAAACGGTAAAACGTTCTACGCTACGCGTAGCAACGTCAGCGGATACAGCGTTAGCCTGATGGGCAGTGATTTTTCAAAAGCAAAATTAAATTAA